The DNA segment GCCGTTGACATCGGCCTCCACCGCCTTGGCGAAGAACTTGTCCTCGTCGGCGTCGAGCATGGCGTAGAAGCCGAGCAGGCGGTCTTCATAACCCTTGCTGCCGCGCGCCGACTGCAGCTCGGCAAACTGCGCCGCCACCTTCTGCTTGTGCGCGAGGTCGCGCGCCACGTCGTCGGCCCAGGCACCGCCGCGGATCTGCCTGATCCCTGCCAGCGCGGTGTTGCTGTCACCCTTCTGCCACGCGCTGGCGGCGCTGGCGTACTGCGTTGCCATCTCCGGCGGCGGCAGCCGCGGTGCCAGTTGCGCGAACTGGGCCCGGAACGGCGGCGTGGCAAAGCGGCTGTCGGCCAGTCGCGCCACCAGCGTGCCGGGGCGGCGCGCGCGCAAGGCCTGCAGCAGCGCGGTATAGCGGTCCAGGTCGCCCTGCACCTGGTCCAGGCCCGACAGGCGCGGATACTTCTCGCGATAGTCGGCGATTACCGGCTGCAGCGCTTCCGGGCGGTCGCGCCCGAGTTCGGTGGCGATGCTGGTGTCGAGCCGCGCAATCGCCGCCAGGTAGACCGACGCATCGTTCTGCAGCCGGCGCACGTCGCTGAGTGCCTCGGCGTAGAGATCGCGGAAGGCCGGCACATCGGCGGCGATGCGCCCAAGCGCGCGCTGGTGCGCGATGGTGTCCTGATTCCAGTGTGCCAGCAACTGCCGGATCGGCGCCTCGTCGGCGTAGAGGCGGACCGGGGCGTCGGCGCCGCGCTGTGCGGCATAGCGTTCGAGCCGGCCGATCCATTCGAGCTCGGCCACCAGCGGCCGGACGTCGGCGTTATGCGTGCCGAGCTTGCGCATCTGCGCGAGCGCGTCATCGGCGCCACCGAAGTCGCCGGCCTTGAGCTTCGTGACCCAGCCAGGCACATAGGCGCGCAGCAGCGCTTCGGTGCCAAGCGCTTGCACCTCGGCATCGTCGGGGTGGCGTGCGAGATAGCTGTCGGCAGCCCTTGCCGCGCCGGCATAGTCGCCCGCCGCGTGCAGCGTCTGCACCGCGCGCTCGTCGGCGCCGTGCCAGTAGAGCGCCACGCCGGCCAGCACCGCCAGCAGCAACAGCGCGCCGCCCCAGCGCGCGGCGCGCCGCACGCGTGCGCCGTCGTCCAGGCCAAAGCTGCGCGCCGCCTCCGCCAGCAGCAGCGCGACGCGCCCGCGCTTGCGCGGCGGATGCGCACCGTCCGGCGCGGCGGTGGCGGCCGCGGCCTGTGCCTCGGCGTCGGCGTTGACTTCGTCTTCCTGGTGCGCGGCGTAGTCGACACAGAAGATGTCGAGGAAGGAATCGGCCGCGCCGACGAAGGTGGTGCGGTCCTCATCATCGCCTGCGTTCGGTTCGGCAGACACGGGCACCGGCACGGCAGGCTCCAGCACCGAACGCGTCGCGGTGGCATCGTCGTCGCCGGCGCGGCTGACCTCGGCCTTGTAGACGAAATGGCTGCCGCCGAACGCGATGCGGTCGCCGTTGTCCAGCGCCACGCCGTGGTCCGCCAGGCGCCTGCCGTTGACGAAGGTGCCGTTGGTGCTGCCCAGGTCCTCCAGGAACGGCACGCCGCCCTTCAGATAAACGTGCGCGTGCCGCCGCGACAGGTAGTTGACCTGCTGCGGATAGTTGTCACGATAGCGCGCAAAGGCATCGTCGGCCTTGCTGATCAGGTATGGGAAACCGTCGACGTGGATTGGCTGCAGGCCGACATCGCTGCGTTCGGGCAACAGCGTCAGCGCCACCCGCGGCGGCTCCGGCTGCGGCGCGCGCGCCGACAGCCGCACGCGGAACGACAGCGCGGGACCGAATGCCACCTCATCGCCATCGCGCAGCTGCGCCGGCTGGCGCGCAACCGCGGCACCGTTCACGCGCGTGCCGTTCTTGCTGCCCAGGTCAGCGACATAGACCGCGCCGTGCTCGGCAAAAATGCGCGCGTGGCGCCGCGACAGCGGCGCGGCCAGGTCTTCGGGATAAGCGGCAAACGGCAGCTCGGTGCGGCCGACCGGGAACAGGTCTTCGTCGATGCGGATCTCGCCCAGGTCCGGCCGCGCGACCGGCGTCAGGAACACATCGAATTCCCGCCCCAGATCCTGGCTCGAGTCCCGAGCGATCCCCTGGGCCATTTTCACCGGCATTTCCATGATCAGTGCTTCGTCAGGAGCCATGTTTCCAGGGAGCCAACAGCGCGGCTGCCGCGGCGGCCGGCCAAGGGGGGGTGAAGCGACTAAGAACATAGTAGGCGACGGCTTAGGCTAGTCAATCGGCTGCGGCACGCGCGCAGACGCGTGTTTTCACGGCGTTGGGCAGGAAAAGAGACAATGGCCGCGCGCATTGCGCAACGCGTTGCGTACGCATGCGTCACGTCGCGATTCAGCGCGCTGCGGGCGCAGCCGGAACCGGCCCGCGCCGCGCGGCAGGGAGCGCACTATTGCGGCTGGCTGGCCGCCGTGTTGCGCACTTCGGCATCGGGCCAGCCGCCGCCAAGCGCCTTGTACAGCGTGACAGTGTCGGCCAGGATCTGTTGGTGGACCGCCAACAGCTGCAGCTGCGCGTTCAGCAGCGAGCGCTCGGTCTCGAACACCTCGAGTTGCGAGACCACGCCTTCCTTGAGTTGCGCCTCGATCTGCGCGGAGACCACGCGCAGCTGATCGACCTGCTGCTGCAGCTCGACGCGCTGCTTCTTGTGCGCATCGACGTTGACCAGTGCGCTCTCCACCTCTTCGAACGCGGTCATCACGGTGCGGCCATATTCGTTTTCCGCCACGCCCACCTGCGCCTCCGTGGTTTTCACGCGGGCGCGCACGCTGGGATCGAGCATGGGCAGGTTGATGCTGGGCATGAAGCCGAAGGTGAAGGACTTGAGCAGGTCGCTCAGCGCAAAGCTGGCGGTGCCGCCGCGCGCGGTCAGGCTGATGGTGGGCAGCTGCGCCAGCCGCGCCTGGCCAACGATGTTGTAGGCCGCCAGCACGCGATATTCGGCCGCGACGATATCGGGACGGCGCGCCAGCAACTGCGACGGCAGGCCAGCCGGCACGCTAGGCGGCTTCACGCGGTCCTGCAGGCGTCCCGCCGGCACCTTGAGGTTGCCCGCGGGCACGCCCACCAGCGTCGCCAGCGCGTTCTCCGCCACATCGCGCGAGCGGCGCAGCTCCAGCAGATCCTTGTTGAGCCGGTTGATTTCGGCCTGCTGCTGCATCACGCGGATTTTTGGCACCAGGCCGTTCTGGTACATGGCCTGGTAGGTGGTGAGGATCTGACCGTTCTTGGCGACGGTGCGCGTCTGCTGCTCGATCTGCTCGTCGAACTGCAGGATCGTGAAGTAAGTGGTCGATACATTGGACACCAGCGTCAGGTAGCCGGCGCGCCAGTCGGCTTCGGTGGCGCGGAACTCAGCCGTCTGCGCCTGCACGCCCTTTTCGACCTTGCCCCAGATATCGATGTCCCAGTTCAGCTGCGCGCCGGCGTTGTAGGTCCAGGTCGACTTCTGCCCGGTGCTTTTCTCGAAGCTTGCACCGGCGCCGATATCGATCACCGGCAGCCCGCCGGCGCGCGCTTCGCCGATCTGGGCATTGGCCACGCGGATGCGCGCGGCCAGCACCTTGATGTCGTAGTTGCCGGCCAGCGCCTGGTCGATCAGCCCGTTCAGGTACGGGTCGTTGAAGCTATGCCACCAGTTGGGCTGCACCGCTTCCCTGGGCGACACCGTGATCGAGTCCTGGCGCGACCATTCGGCCTTGGCCGGCGTTTCCGGGCGCTGGTACACCGGCGGCCGGAAATCGGCGCAGCCGGCCAGCAACGCAGCGCAGGCTGTGGATGCGAGCCAGGCAAGGCGGCGCGAGGCTTGGGTCGGCATGACCCTGGAAGCGGCAGTAAGGGATACGGGCACGGTGCGTTCCTGCGTGCGTGCGCGGCGGGCGGGACGCGCTGGCGTGCCGTGGCCGCGGATGTCTGTCTGTATTGTGGTGCGCGCGGGCGCGCGCTCCAACCCCGATCTGCATCAGGGGCGATCGGGCATGGATGGGCGCATATTGCGCCGCGGGGACGCCCCCGCGGCGCAGCGCCATCTCAACAAGCTTCTCAACGATAGATATTGTTGCTGGCGTTCTGGTTGGTATCCACATGCGAACGGACATGGTCGAGGAAGGCCGAGCCGTTGCCATTCAGGTTGGTGACAGACTGCATCTGCGCGATTTCCTGCGTGGCGGTGATGCTGCTGTCGAGCTTGAGCTTGATCGGGGCGTAGACCGCCGCGAAAGGCATGTAGGCGAGACCGCCGCGCACGGCTTGCATGCGCTTGCTGTCGAGGGTTTCGGTGGCGGCCAGGTCTTTGATGGTCAGCATGATCGTTCTCCGGGTATCGATGTGTGTGCGTGTGTGCGTTGGCAGCTATGGCGTGGGGCTCAGCCGTAGATGTTGTTGGTGGCGTTCTGGTTGGTGTGGACGTTCGACTTGACGTGGTCCAGGAACGCGGAGCCGTTGCCGTTCATGTTGGTGACGGTCTGCATTTGCGCGATTTCCTGCGTGGCGGTGATGCTCTTGTCGATCGACAGCTTCAGCGGCATGTAGGCGGCGACGAACGGGACGTAGGCGAAGCCGCCGCGGACGGCGTGCATGCGCTTCTGGTCCAGGGTGTCGATGGTGGTCAGGTCGTTGATGGTCAGCGTGGTCATGATGGGCTCCTGGTGCGGATGGTGTTGCTTGGGTTGGGTTCGAGCATCGGGTTGGTGTCGCGCTCGGTTGGGATATCGCAGGGAGCGTGCCAGGGGATGGGGTTGGGTGATTGGTGTTTCGTAAACGCTTGAAAATATGGGGGTTTTTTATCGATCCTGGGGTTCCGCTCGGGTCAACGCGGCTTTGTGGCGGGCTGCGGATGATGGGTACTGACCAACAGGTTGGGGCTGGGTGTTGGGTGAGTTGTGACAGGGTGGATTGGTATTCAGAACGCGTTCGCCTGCGCTTGGGAATCTGGCGGTTGGCCTTGCGCCCTGTTCCGCCCTGAAGGGCGCGGGTAAAGGCGGCCACTCTTATCGTACTGTGCGAGGGATTACGCACGGGGCCGCGCTTCCTCACATAGCGGCGCTGCCTGCCGCAGGGGTGCACCACGGTGGCAGGGATGGACAGGCTGGCTGAACGAGCCCAGAAGGTTGGTGGCCCCTGCTATCCGGATCAACGTAAGAACGCCTGCGGCTGCGCTGCGCGCCGGTCCTATGTGAGCCGTTCTACTTCACGTAGATCGTGATCCGCTTCGAATACACCGGCGGGTTGGTAGGAATGTGCTTGTCATCCCCCATGATCAGCTGCAACGTATGCTTTCCCGGCGGCAGCTCCAGCATGGTCTCTGTCTCGCCGGCGCCGAAATGCAGGTGGTTGCGGTCGTTCGGGATTTCCTTGTCCATCGGCGGCAGTTCGACGTCGATCAAGAGGTGGTGGTGCCCGGTGTTCGCGTACTTCACGTCCTTCGGAGCCACCCCCATGTTGCGCAGGCCGAACCACACCTTGAACGGCTTGCCGGCAGGCATCACCTGCCCGTCATTGGGCCAGCCGATGTAGAGATAGGCATTCGGCGGCGCCGGCGTCGATCCGCCCTGGGCCGCGAACGACAACAGCACGCTGGCAGCCAGCGCAGCGGCAGCAAGTAGTCTGGACATAACCCTCTCCCCTGGTGACCGTGCAATGCCACGCCGCGCGCAACGCTAGCGCACGGTGATCGTGATCTTCTTCGAATAGATCGGCGGCTCGAACGGTATGTGCTTGGCGTCGCCCATCAGCAGCTGCAAGGTGTGCTTGCCAGGCGGCAGTTCGATGCGCGCATCCGTCTCGCCCGCCCCGAAATGCAGGTGGTTCCGGTCGTTCGGGATTTCCTTGTCCATCGGCGGCAGTTCGACGTCGATCAACAGGTGGTGATGGCCAC comes from the Cupriavidus sp. P-10 genome and includes:
- a CDS encoding efflux transporter outer membrane subunit, coding for MPTQASRRLAWLASTACAALLAGCADFRPPVYQRPETPAKAEWSRQDSITVSPREAVQPNWWHSFNDPYLNGLIDQALAGNYDIKVLAARIRVANAQIGEARAGGLPVIDIGAGASFEKSTGQKSTWTYNAGAQLNWDIDIWGKVEKGVQAQTAEFRATEADWRAGYLTLVSNVSTTYFTILQFDEQIEQQTRTVAKNGQILTTYQAMYQNGLVPKIRVMQQQAEINRLNKDLLELRRSRDVAENALATLVGVPAGNLKVPAGRLQDRVKPPSVPAGLPSQLLARRPDIVAAEYRVLAAYNIVGQARLAQLPTISLTARGGTASFALSDLLKSFTFGFMPSINLPMLDPSVRARVKTTEAQVGVAENEYGRTVMTAFEEVESALVNVDAHKKQRVELQQQVDQLRVVSAQIEAQLKEGVVSQLEVFETERSLLNAQLQLLAVHQQILADTVTLYKALGGGWPDAEVRNTAASQPQ
- a CDS encoding DUF4399 domain-containing protein gives rise to the protein MSRLLAAAALAASVLLSFAAQGGSTPAPPNAYLYIGWPNDGQVMPAGKPFKVWFGLRNMGVAPKDVKYANTGHHHLLIDVELPPMDKEIPNDRNHLHFGAGETETMLELPPGKHTLQLIMGDDKHIPTNPPVYSKRITIYVK
- a CDS encoding FHA domain-containing protein gives rise to the protein MAPDEALIMEMPVKMAQGIARDSSQDLGREFDVFLTPVARPDLGEIRIDEDLFPVGRTELPFAAYPEDLAAPLSRRHARIFAEHGAVYVADLGSKNGTRVNGAAVARQPAQLRDGDEVAFGPALSFRVRLSARAPQPEPPRVALTLLPERSDVGLQPIHVDGFPYLISKADDAFARYRDNYPQQVNYLSRRHAHVYLKGGVPFLEDLGSTNGTFVNGRRLADHGVALDNGDRIAFGGSHFVYKAEVSRAGDDDATATRSVLEPAVPVPVSAEPNAGDDEDRTTFVGAADSFLDIFCVDYAAHQEDEVNADAEAQAAAATAAPDGAHPPRKRGRVALLLAEAARSFGLDDGARVRRAARWGGALLLLAVLAGVALYWHGADERAVQTLHAAGDYAGAARAADSYLARHPDDAEVQALGTEALLRAYVPGWVTKLKAGDFGGADDALAQMRKLGTHNADVRPLVAELEWIGRLERYAAQRGADAPVRLYADEAPIRQLLAHWNQDTIAHQRALGRIAADVPAFRDLYAEALSDVRRLQNDASVYLAAIARLDTSIATELGRDRPEALQPVIADYREKYPRLSGLDQVQGDLDRYTALLQALRARRPGTLVARLADSRFATPPFRAQFAQLAPRLPPPEMATQYASAASAWQKGDSNTALAGIRQIRGGAWADDVARDLAHKQKVAAQFAELQSARGSKGYEDRLLGFYAMLDADEDKFFAKAVEADVNGVRDSALRRARELMGSAVAAWKQYRSNGVIGSEQRLEPGISPKFRAQARLLSQAQEDARQGMRIFTQLRAGESADLAQLAKVEEEIRAEADHQRHALQELRTVLDPAVLKTKLELIGGEDSGKVPADAATTDAAAAPPKPAWQP
- a CDS encoding DUF4399 domain-containing protein, whose product is MSRRFLFRLAAAALFAAAPSLSLSTAAPPNAEAYIIWPHDGTVISGGKFWVRMGLRNMGVCPKGIELPRCGHHHLLIDVELPPMDKEIPNDRNHLHFGAGETDARIELPPGKHTLQLLMGDAKHIPFEPPIYSKKITITVR